From a single Arachis hypogaea cultivar Tifrunner chromosome 3, arahy.Tifrunner.gnm2.J5K5, whole genome shotgun sequence genomic region:
- the LOC112791195 gene encoding crossover junction endonuclease EME1B isoform X1: MISFDPNIVSGELSRAYSKTETTTTPRWRHNHSTAQHSTAPHRTNTHIMEPIILSDEDDPSTPFPIQSKKRRTEPAPNQTIFLIDDDPTPQKPQLQHGAHSSSTPSFVAETPMSLQFDSEVAIVKCIPTSHSDPNVRVSTCLPNNLSGISQMICLESDNESENSTLHNCDENETRVPALDLPGSGGSRWTSNLIGSGSSPERHSLETMEMHISSGNDTQTENSGDNPSNPTSSQLEENVQKKKRSTVSAKNTGKATGRTKMTKEERSRLMEEKKLQKEQEKLRKAALKAEAAELKKMEKEKQKWEKGKFATNSIVAEIDTMVVESGSIGGHLLTRFSEKGLKYQITSNPIKGSILWHMEVPEQLSQHSTERIEISYVLLVYEADKFCNLITNDSLWGHLSSIQSHYPSYTVCYLTNRLMAYINKREQEKYKNPDKYSSWRRPPVEEVLAKLATHFTKVHSRQCVDEAELAEHVSGLTTSLASCQFRKKLTRLSVSANGALVPKDSVDRNLIKKSLWLKALVAIPKVQPRFAIAIWKKYPTMKSLLSVYMDPSKSEHEKEFLLKDLTVENLVGSDRRLGEVCSKRVYRILMAQSGSIRTDDIEDGADFFARQS; this comes from the exons ATGATTTCTTTTGATCCAAACATAGTCTCTGGTGAATTATCCCGCGCTTATTCGAAGACAGAAACTACCACAACCCCCCGGTGGCGGCACAACCACAGCACAGCACAGCACAGCACAGCACCGCACCGCACCAACACACACATCATGGAACCCATCATCCTTTCTGACGAAGATGACCCTTCAACGCCGTTTCCGATCCAATCCAAGAAACGCCGAACCGAACCGGCACCTAACCAGACCATTTTCCTCATCGATGACGACCCGACCCCACAGAAACCCCAGCTGCAACACGGTGCACATTCTTCGTCTACACCTTCGTTCGTCGCCGAGACTCCGATGTCCCTGCAATTCGATTCTGAAGTGGCGATCGTGAAATGCATTCCAACTTCTCATTCCGATCCTAATGTTAGGGTTTCCACTTGCCTGCCCAATAACCTCTCCG GAATTAGTCAAATGATATGTTTGGAATCAGATAACGAGTCGGAAAATTCTACTCTGCACAATTGTGACGAGAATGAAACAAGGGTCCCCGCATTGGATCTTCCTGGTTCAGGAGGTTCAAGATGGACTTCAAATTTGATTGGATCTGGAAGTTCTCCTG AGAGACATTCATTGGAAACTATGGAGATGCACATATCAAGTGGAAATGATACTCAAACTGAAAACTCTGGGGACAATCCTTCAAATCCAACATCTTCTCAATTG GAGGAGAATgtccaaaagaagaaaagatcaaCTGTTTCTGCAAAGAACACTGGCAAAGCAACGGGAAGAACAAAGATGACAAAAGAGGAAAGAAGTCGCTTGATGGAGGAAAAGAAACTACAAAAGGAA CAAGAGAAGTTAAGAAAAGCAGCACTTAAAGCTGAAGCTGCAGAACTTAAAAAAATGGAGAAAGAAAAGCAGAAGTGGGAAAAAGGGAAGTTTGCCACAAATTCCATTGTAGCAGAAATTGACACGATGGTAGTTGAATCAGGATCAATTGGAG GACATCTGCTTACTAGATTTTCTGAAAAGGGGCTTAAATACCAGATTACATCAAATCCCATCAAAGGGTCAATTTTATGGCATATGGAAGTTCCAGAACAACTTTCACAG CATTCAACTGAAAGAATTGAGATTTCATATGTGTTACTGGTTTATGAAGCTGACAAATTTTGTAACCTCATCACAAATGATTCTCTTTGGGGTCATCTCTCTAGCATTCAAAGTCATTATCCATCCTATACAGTTTGTTATCTCACCAATAGATTGATGGCTTACATTAATAAAAG GGAACAGGAAAAGTACAAGAATCCTGATAAATATAGCAGTTGGAGGCGTCCGCCTGTTGAGGAG GTGCTTGCAAAATTAGCAACTCATTTCACCAAAGTTCATTCCAGGCAGTGTGTGGATGAAGCTGAACTGGCTGAACATGTTTCTGGTTTGACAACCAGCCTAGCATCTTGTCAATTTAG aaagaagTTAACTCGATTATCTGTGAGTGCAAATGGAGCCCTTGTTCCAAAGGACAGTGTTGATCGTAATTTAATAAAGAAATCGTTGTG GTTAAAAGCTTTGGTTGCTATCCCCAAGGTTCAGCCTCGATTTGCTATTGCTATTTGGAAGAAATACCCAACCATGAAGTCCTTGTTAAGCGTTTATATGGATCCAAGCAAATCG GAGCATGAGAAGGAATTTTTACTTAAAGACCTGACAGTAGAAAATCTGGTTGGCAGCGACAGAAGATTAGGTGAGGTTTGTTCAAAGAGAGTGTATAGAATTCTGATGGCGCAAAGCGGAAGCATTCGAACCGACGACATTGAGGATGGTGCTGATTTCTTTGCGCGTCAATCATAA
- the LOC112791195 gene encoding crossover junction endonuclease EME1B isoform X3 produces the protein MICLESDNESENSTLHNCDENETRVPALDLPGSGGSRWTSNLIGSGSSPERHSLETMEMHISSGNDTQTENSGDNPSNPTSSQLEENVQKKKRSTVSAKNTGKATGRTKMTKEERSRLMEEKKLQKEQEKLRKAALKAEAAELKKMEKEKQKWEKGKFATNSIVAEIDTMVVESGSIGGHLLTRFSEKGLKYQITSNPIKGSILWHMEVPEQLSQHSTERIEISYVLLVYEADKFCNLITNDSLWGHLSSIQSHYPSYTVCYLTNRLMAYINKREQEKYKNPDKYSSWRRPPVEEVLAKLATHFTKVHSRQCVDEAELAEHVSGLTTSLASCQFRKKLTRLSVSANGALVPKDSVDRNLIKKSLWLKALVAIPKVQPRFAIAIWKKYPTMKSLLSVYMDPSKSEHEKEFLLKDLTVENLVGSDRRLGEVCSKRVYRILMAQSGSIRTDDIEDGADFFARQS, from the exons ATGATATGTTTGGAATCAGATAACGAGTCGGAAAATTCTACTCTGCACAATTGTGACGAGAATGAAACAAGGGTCCCCGCATTGGATCTTCCTGGTTCAGGAGGTTCAAGATGGACTTCAAATTTGATTGGATCTGGAAGTTCTCCTG AGAGACATTCATTGGAAACTATGGAGATGCACATATCAAGTGGAAATGATACTCAAACTGAAAACTCTGGGGACAATCCTTCAAATCCAACATCTTCTCAATTG GAGGAGAATgtccaaaagaagaaaagatcaaCTGTTTCTGCAAAGAACACTGGCAAAGCAACGGGAAGAACAAAGATGACAAAAGAGGAAAGAAGTCGCTTGATGGAGGAAAAGAAACTACAAAAGGAA CAAGAGAAGTTAAGAAAAGCAGCACTTAAAGCTGAAGCTGCAGAACTTAAAAAAATGGAGAAAGAAAAGCAGAAGTGGGAAAAAGGGAAGTTTGCCACAAATTCCATTGTAGCAGAAATTGACACGATGGTAGTTGAATCAGGATCAATTGGAG GACATCTGCTTACTAGATTTTCTGAAAAGGGGCTTAAATACCAGATTACATCAAATCCCATCAAAGGGTCAATTTTATGGCATATGGAAGTTCCAGAACAACTTTCACAG CATTCAACTGAAAGAATTGAGATTTCATATGTGTTACTGGTTTATGAAGCTGACAAATTTTGTAACCTCATCACAAATGATTCTCTTTGGGGTCATCTCTCTAGCATTCAAAGTCATTATCCATCCTATACAGTTTGTTATCTCACCAATAGATTGATGGCTTACATTAATAAAAG GGAACAGGAAAAGTACAAGAATCCTGATAAATATAGCAGTTGGAGGCGTCCGCCTGTTGAGGAG GTGCTTGCAAAATTAGCAACTCATTTCACCAAAGTTCATTCCAGGCAGTGTGTGGATGAAGCTGAACTGGCTGAACATGTTTCTGGTTTGACAACCAGCCTAGCATCTTGTCAATTTAG aaagaagTTAACTCGATTATCTGTGAGTGCAAATGGAGCCCTTGTTCCAAAGGACAGTGTTGATCGTAATTTAATAAAGAAATCGTTGTG GTTAAAAGCTTTGGTTGCTATCCCCAAGGTTCAGCCTCGATTTGCTATTGCTATTTGGAAGAAATACCCAACCATGAAGTCCTTGTTAAGCGTTTATATGGATCCAAGCAAATCG GAGCATGAGAAGGAATTTTTACTTAAAGACCTGACAGTAGAAAATCTGGTTGGCAGCGACAGAAGATTAGGTGAGGTTTGTTCAAAGAGAGTGTATAGAATTCTGATGGCGCAAAGCGGAAGCATTCGAACCGACGACATTGAGGATGGTGCTGATTTCTTTGCGCGTCAATCATAA
- the LOC112791195 gene encoding crossover junction endonuclease EME1B isoform X2 produces MEPIILSDEDDPSTPFPIQSKKRRTEPAPNQTIFLIDDDPTPQKPQLQHGAHSSSTPSFVAETPMSLQFDSEVAIVKCIPTSHSDPNVRVSTCLPNNLSGISQMICLESDNESENSTLHNCDENETRVPALDLPGSGGSRWTSNLIGSGSSPERHSLETMEMHISSGNDTQTENSGDNPSNPTSSQLEENVQKKKRSTVSAKNTGKATGRTKMTKEERSRLMEEKKLQKEQEKLRKAALKAEAAELKKMEKEKQKWEKGKFATNSIVAEIDTMVVESGSIGGHLLTRFSEKGLKYQITSNPIKGSILWHMEVPEQLSQHSTERIEISYVLLVYEADKFCNLITNDSLWGHLSSIQSHYPSYTVCYLTNRLMAYINKREQEKYKNPDKYSSWRRPPVEEVLAKLATHFTKVHSRQCVDEAELAEHVSGLTTSLASCQFRKKLTRLSVSANGALVPKDSVDRNLIKKSLWLKALVAIPKVQPRFAIAIWKKYPTMKSLLSVYMDPSKSEHEKEFLLKDLTVENLVGSDRRLGEVCSKRVYRILMAQSGSIRTDDIEDGADFFARQS; encoded by the exons ATGGAACCCATCATCCTTTCTGACGAAGATGACCCTTCAACGCCGTTTCCGATCCAATCCAAGAAACGCCGAACCGAACCGGCACCTAACCAGACCATTTTCCTCATCGATGACGACCCGACCCCACAGAAACCCCAGCTGCAACACGGTGCACATTCTTCGTCTACACCTTCGTTCGTCGCCGAGACTCCGATGTCCCTGCAATTCGATTCTGAAGTGGCGATCGTGAAATGCATTCCAACTTCTCATTCCGATCCTAATGTTAGGGTTTCCACTTGCCTGCCCAATAACCTCTCCG GAATTAGTCAAATGATATGTTTGGAATCAGATAACGAGTCGGAAAATTCTACTCTGCACAATTGTGACGAGAATGAAACAAGGGTCCCCGCATTGGATCTTCCTGGTTCAGGAGGTTCAAGATGGACTTCAAATTTGATTGGATCTGGAAGTTCTCCTG AGAGACATTCATTGGAAACTATGGAGATGCACATATCAAGTGGAAATGATACTCAAACTGAAAACTCTGGGGACAATCCTTCAAATCCAACATCTTCTCAATTG GAGGAGAATgtccaaaagaagaaaagatcaaCTGTTTCTGCAAAGAACACTGGCAAAGCAACGGGAAGAACAAAGATGACAAAAGAGGAAAGAAGTCGCTTGATGGAGGAAAAGAAACTACAAAAGGAA CAAGAGAAGTTAAGAAAAGCAGCACTTAAAGCTGAAGCTGCAGAACTTAAAAAAATGGAGAAAGAAAAGCAGAAGTGGGAAAAAGGGAAGTTTGCCACAAATTCCATTGTAGCAGAAATTGACACGATGGTAGTTGAATCAGGATCAATTGGAG GACATCTGCTTACTAGATTTTCTGAAAAGGGGCTTAAATACCAGATTACATCAAATCCCATCAAAGGGTCAATTTTATGGCATATGGAAGTTCCAGAACAACTTTCACAG CATTCAACTGAAAGAATTGAGATTTCATATGTGTTACTGGTTTATGAAGCTGACAAATTTTGTAACCTCATCACAAATGATTCTCTTTGGGGTCATCTCTCTAGCATTCAAAGTCATTATCCATCCTATACAGTTTGTTATCTCACCAATAGATTGATGGCTTACATTAATAAAAG GGAACAGGAAAAGTACAAGAATCCTGATAAATATAGCAGTTGGAGGCGTCCGCCTGTTGAGGAG GTGCTTGCAAAATTAGCAACTCATTTCACCAAAGTTCATTCCAGGCAGTGTGTGGATGAAGCTGAACTGGCTGAACATGTTTCTGGTTTGACAACCAGCCTAGCATCTTGTCAATTTAG aaagaagTTAACTCGATTATCTGTGAGTGCAAATGGAGCCCTTGTTCCAAAGGACAGTGTTGATCGTAATTTAATAAAGAAATCGTTGTG GTTAAAAGCTTTGGTTGCTATCCCCAAGGTTCAGCCTCGATTTGCTATTGCTATTTGGAAGAAATACCCAACCATGAAGTCCTTGTTAAGCGTTTATATGGATCCAAGCAAATCG GAGCATGAGAAGGAATTTTTACTTAAAGACCTGACAGTAGAAAATCTGGTTGGCAGCGACAGAAGATTAGGTGAGGTTTGTTCAAAGAGAGTGTATAGAATTCTGATGGCGCAAAGCGGAAGCATTCGAACCGACGACATTGAGGATGGTGCTGATTTCTTTGCGCGTCAATCATAA